The following proteins are co-located in the Camelina sativa cultivar DH55 chromosome 12, Cs, whole genome shotgun sequence genome:
- the LOC104729481 gene encoding myb family transcription factor EFM-like isoform X2, protein MVQTETDQRMGLNLNLSIYSLPKPLSQFLDEVSRIDDNKSKLSEIDGYVGRLEEERKKIDVFKRELPLCMLLLNEAIGMLAEARKGSSVMASNGKFKDGEGAKLETDKKSWMSSAQLWISNPNSQFQSTNKEDDRCVSQNPFQTCNYPNQGGAFLPFNPPPPPPPPAPLSLMTPTSDMMMDCSRIEQNHQFNRPSQLQSHHIQKKEQRRRWSQDLHRKFVDALHRLGGPQVATPKQIRDLMKVDGLTNDEVKSHLQKYRMHIRKHPLHPSKTLSSSDQPGVLERESQSLISLSRSDSPQSPLVARGLFSSNNGGHSSEEAEVDDDEEEEEEEKSDGRSCRNEAKKKRQVLDLEL, encoded by the exons aTGGTTCAAACAGAAACAGATCAAAGGATGGGTCTTAATCTGAATTTGTCTATCTACTCTTTACCAAAACCCTTATCTCAATTTCTCGATGAAGTGTCGAGGATCGATGACAATAAATCGAAACTGTCTGAAATCGATGGTTATGTCGGGAGATTAgaggaagagaggaaaaaaatcGATGTTTTTAAACGAGAACTACCTTTGTGCATGCTCTTATTGAACGAAG CGATTGGGATGTTGGCAGAGGCTAGAAAAGGGTCATCAGTGATGGCATCAAATGGGAAATTCAAAGATGGTGAAGGGGCAAAACTGGAAACTGATAAAAAGAGCTGGATGAGCTCTGCCCAGTTATGGATCTCTAACCCTAATTCCCAATTCCAATCG ACAAACAAAGAAGATGATCGGTGTGTGTCTCAGAACCCATTTCAGACTTGTAATTACCCTAATCAAGGAGGGGCATTTCTGCCATTtaaccctcctcctcctccaccaccaccggcTCCTCTGTCTCTCATGACTCCAACATCAGACATGATGATGGATTGTAGCAGAATTGAGCAGAATCATCAGTTCAACAGACCTTCACAGTTGCAGAGTCATCACATTCAGAAGAAAGAGCAGAGACGTAGGTGGTCACAGGATCTTCACCGTAAATTTGTTGATGCTCTTCATAGACTTGGAGGGCCACAAG TGGCTACACCAAAGCAGATTAGAGATTTGATGAAAGTTGATGGTTTAACCAATGATGAAGTGAAGAGCCATTTACAA AAATATAGAATGCATATCCGTAAGCACCCGTTGCATCCGTCAAAGACTTTGTCATCCTCGGATCAACCTGGTGTGTTAGAGAGAGAATCACAGAGCTTAATAAGTTTGTCGAGGTCGGATTCTCCACAAAGCCCACTTGTTGCGAGAGGGTTGTTTAGTAGTAATAATGGTGGTCATAGCTCAGAGGAAGCAGAGGTAGacgatgatgaggaggaggaagaggaggagaaatcTGATGGACGTAGCTGTAGAaatgaagcaaagaagaagagacaagtGTTGGATCTTGAGCtttga
- the LOC104729483 gene encoding protein misato homolog 1 produces the protein MREIVTIQVGEFANFVGSHFWNFQDELLGLASDPESDPIFRNHNLNMDVLYRSGETQQGVATYTPRLVSVNLKGSLGTMSSRGTLYNEGSSSRSDSSTTWFGDVDTQRSEPRKRNLFLQSLYEEEQKVGKEIEDKDIVGSLDEEVECWTDFSKSHYHPQSLYELNGLWMDSKDFNNYGIGKDVFSEASRGEEICDRLRFFVEECDHIQGIKFLVDDSGGFSAVAGDFLENMADEYTNVPVLLYSVRSPMSQMSPKKTVSNKLHDAISFSRLSSLCKLFTPIGLPSLTGSKASKYLNLGDEKPYRSSAVYAAALHASTIPFRMQPTSSNSSEVSNSMDVNTLVQLLTGRGRQNIVAILDSAMPAPTLAGKQLENTLLTNLQSLTPEVNEDVEDNQAVESMCILGALRSEDKEALVSEVKNAVDASYEQAVTKTKRLFCNLSVSRCPLPVPLPFPSIFGNLVGIKGEILSSPVSDSLYRGSLDVHSIPIAARWRSSSAILPFLESRMGHLEKLGIQWGAMGSDVVRSWGFGREELQEMRENLSKMVSELNPQFFESSDSD, from the exons ATGAGAGAAATCGTTACGATTCAAGTTGGTGAATTCGCAAACTTCGTCGGCTCCCACTTTTGGAATTTCCAG GATGAACTGCTCGGATTGGCGAGTGACCCAGAAAGCGATCCAATCTTTCGAAACCATAATCTCAACATGGACGTTCTCTACCGCTCCGGTGAGACCCAGCAG GGGGTTGCTACATACACTCCTCGTTTGGTTTCAGTCAACTTAAAAG GGTCACTAGGCACCATGAGCTCACGTGGTACTCTCTACAACGAAGGTTCATCATCAAGATCAGATTCTTCAACAACCTG GTTTGGAGATGTTGATACTCAGAGATCAGAACCTCGAAAGAGGAACTTGTTTCTGCAAAGTTTGTATGAGGAAGAACAGAAAGTAGGGAAAGAGATTGAGGACAAAGATATTGTTGGATCCTTAGATGAGGAAGTTGAATGTTGGACTGACTTCTCCAAATCCCATTATCATCCTCAAAGTCTATACGAGTTGAATGGGTTATGGATGGACTCTAAGGATTTCAACAACTATGGAATTGGTAAAGACGTTTTCTCTGAGGCTTCACGGGGAGAGGAAATATGTGACAGGCTCCGTTTTTTCGTTGAAGAGTGTGATCATATTCAGGGTATTAAGTTCCTTGTGGATGATTCGGGAGGATTTTCAGCTGTAGCAGGAGATTTCCTCGAGAACATGGCAGATGAGTACACGAACGTACCAGTATTGTTATATTCCGTAAGGAGTCCAATGTCACAGATGAGCCCGAAAAAGACAGTTTCAAACAAGCTTCACGATGCAATATCGTTTTCTCGACTCTCGTCCTTGTGTAAACTCTTCACTCCAATCGGTTTACCATCCTTGACCGGAA GTAAAGCATCAAAATATCTTAATCTCGGAGATGAGAAACCTTATCGAAGCAGTGCAGTGTACGCCGCTGCTCTACATGCAAGCACAATCCCTTTCCGAATGCAACCCACTAGCTCGAATTCAAGTGAAGTATCAAATTCTATGGATGTTAATACACTTGTACAGCTTTTAACCGGACGTGGTCGACAAAACATAGTGGCGATTTTAGATTCTGCAATGCCAGCTCCTACATTAGCAGGGAAACAGTTAGAGAATACACTTTTAACGAATTTACAGTCGTTAACGCCGGAAGTAAATGAAGATGTAGAAGACAATCAAGCGGTTGAGTCAATGTGTATACTTGGAGCTCTTAGATCAGAAGATAAAGAAGCATTGGTTTCAGAAGTGAAGAATGCTGTTGATGCATCTTACGAGCAGGCAGTAACCAAAACGAAGCGGTTGTTTTGCAATCTATCTGTTTCACGTTGTCCTCTTCCAGTACCATTGCCGTTTCCTTCTATATTTGGAAACCTTGTTGGGATAAAAGGTGAGATATTGAGCAGTCCGGTGTCGGATTCTCTGTACAGAGGCTCACTGGATGTTCACTCCATACCGATAGCAGCAAGGTGGAGATCCTCGAGTGCTATTTTGCCGTTTTTGGAAAGCAGAATGGGGCATTTAGAGAAACTTGGGATCCAATGGGGAGCCATGGGATCAGATGTGGTTAGGTCATGGGGATTTGGGAGAGAAGAATTGCAGGAAATGAGGGAGAATCTGTCAAAAATGGTGTCTGAGCTCAATCCTCAGTTTTTCGAATCTTCGGATTCAGATTAG
- the LOC104729485 gene encoding protein HGV2-like: MVEEAASASKASVTEVVQTTPTEPAIQQTLEEPNQASIEATLESSVQGGGTDSTCNNNNNNAADSAATDVCDEEREKTLEFADELTEQASAFLKDQDFGEAVDCFSRALEIRVAHYGELDPECINAYYRYGSALLEKAQAEADPLGNMPKKEGEVQQESSNKDDSVKNTTANGEALAAASVVSTDPERQGSSSGQEGSGGKDQVEDGEDCQDDDLSDADGDEDDSDLDMAWKMLDIARAITDKQSTDTMVKVDILCALAEISLEREDIESSLSDYKKALSIVERLVEPDSRHTAELNFRICICLETGCQPKEAMPYCQKAILICKARMERLSNEIKAASGSATSSTVSEIDEGIQQSSNVPYIDKSASDKDKEAEIEVMAGLAEDLEKKFEDLKQQAENPKQVLAELMGMSSAKASASEKAVPATAEMSSSRMGTANTNFGKDLESPTVSTAHTGAAAAGVGASSGVTHLGVVGRGVKRVLMNATSIESSASKRPATEPSDKADGNSS, encoded by the exons ATGGTTGAAGAAGCAGCTTCAGCATCGAAAGCTTCGGTGACGGAGGTTGTTCAAACTACCCCAACCGAGCCTGCGATCcaacaaaccctagaagaacCTAACCAAGCCTCAATCGAAGCCACTCTTGAATCTTCTGTTCAGGGAGGCGGCACTGACTCTAcctgtaacaacaacaacaacaacgccGCCGATAGTGCTGCTACTGATGTTTGCGATGAGGAGCGTGAGAAGACGCTTGAGTTCGCCGATGAATTGACGGAGCAAGCCTCTGCGTTTTTGAAAGACCAAGATTTCGGAGAAGCCGTTGATTGCTTCAGCCGCGCCCTCGAGATCAG GGTTGCACACTATGGTGAACTTGATCCTGAGTGTATAAACGCATACTATCGATATGGATCAGCTCTTCTGGAAAAGGCTCAAGCTGAAGCTGATCCACTTGGTAACATGCCTAAGAAAGAAGGTGAAGTTCAGCAAGAGTCCAGCAATAAAGATGATTCTGTGAAGAACACCACTGCGAATGGTGAAGCTTTGGCTGCTGCATCTGTTGTTTCAACTGACCCAGAGAGACAAGGGAGTTCAAGTGGGCAAGAAG GTTCTGGTGGTAAAGACCAAGTAGAGGATGGTGAAGATTGTCAAGATGATGACCTATCTGATGCagatggtgatgaagatgactcTGATTTGGATATGGCCTGGAAAATGTTGGATATTGCAAGGGCTATTACTGACAAACAGTCTACTGATACAATGGTAAAAGTGGATATACTCTGTGCGCTTGCTGAAATTTCCTTGGAGAGAg AGGACATTGAGTCTTCCCTGAGTGACTACAAGAAAGCATTGTCCATTGTAGAACGTTTGGTTGAACCTGACAGTCGACACACAGCCGAATT AAACTTCCGTATATGCATCTGTCTAGAGACTGGATGTCAGCCTAAAGAAGCAATGCCATATTGTCAGAAGGCTATATTAATTTGCAAAGCACGGATGGAGAGGCTCAGTAATGAGATCAAAGCTGCTTCTGGATCAGCAACTTCCTCAACCGTCTCTGAAATAGATGAAGGCATCCAACAATCATCTAATGTTCCCTACATTGATAAATCTGCTTcagacaaagacaaagaagcTGAGATCGAAGTCATGGCTGGTCTCGCTGAAGATCTAGAAAAGAAG TTTGAGGATTTGAAACAACAAGCAGAGAACCCAAAACAAGTTCTTGCTGAGCTAATGGGCATGTCATCGGCCAAGGCAAGTGCTAGTGAAAAGGCTGTTCCTGCTACTGCTGAAATGAGCTCTTCTAGGATGGGAACTGCGAATACCAATTTCGGGAAAGATTTAGAGTCGCCTACAGTCTCAACTGCTCATACCGGTGCAGCAGCAGCAGGAGTAGGAGCATCGTCAGGTGTAACTCATTTGGGTGTAGTTGGAAGAGGAGTGAAGAGAGTCTTGATGAATGCAACCTCCATAGAATCAAGTGCATCAAAGAGACCAGCTACTGAGCCTTCAGACAAAGCCGATGGCAACTCTTCTTGA
- the LOC104729480 gene encoding pentatricopeptide repeat-containing protein At4g37170, with protein sequence MSHSNVRKLTTFHGFIFKRNLSSSAFASQKSFSDKKFFNSNNDDVGVVERLCKANRFGEAIDVLCGQKLLREAVQLLGRAKKQPASTYCNLIQVCSQTRALEEGKKVHQHIRASGFVPGIVIWNRLLGMYAKCGSLVDARKVFDDMPKRDVCSWNLMVNGYAEVGLVDEARKLFDEMPERDSYSWTGMVTGYVKKDQPEEALVLYSLMQKVPDSRPNIFTVSSAVAAAAAIPCIRRGKEIHGHIVRAGLDSDEVLWSSLMDMYGKCGCIDEARNIFDKIVDKDVVSWSSMIDRYFKSRRWREGFSLFSELVGSSCERPNEYTFAGVLNACADLTKEELGKQVHGYMTRIGFDPYSFASSSLVDMYTKCGSIESAKHVVDGCPKPDLVSWTSLIGGYAQNGQPDEALKYFDLLLKSGTKPDHVTFVNVLSACTHAGLVEKGLEYFHSITEKHGLSHTSDHYTCLVDLLARSGRFEQLKSIISEMPMKPSKFLWASVLGGCTTYGNIELAEEAAQELFKIEPENPVTYVTMANIYAAAGKWEEEGKMRKRMLETGVTKRPGSSWTEIKRKRHVFIAADTSHPMYNQIIEFLCELRKKMKEEGYVPATSLVLHDVEDEQKEDNLVHHSEKLAVAFAILSTQEGTAIKVFKNLRSCVDCHSAIKFISKITKRKITVRDSTRFHCFENGQCSCRDYW encoded by the coding sequence ATGAGTCATTCAAATGTGAGAAAGCTTACAACTTTTCATGgatttatattcaaaagaaaccTATCCTCCTCTGCTTTCGCATCACAGAAGAGTTTTTCAGATAAAAAGTTCTTTAATTCGAACAATGACGATGTTGGTGTTGTGGAGCGATTATGTAAAGCTAACAGATTTGGTGAAGCCATTGATGTTTTATGCGGACAGAAGCTTTTACGAGAAGCTGTTCAACTTCTGGGTCGAGCAAAGAAGCAACCTGCTTCTACTTACTGTAATCTCATCCAAGTTTGTAGCCAGACACGCGCTCTTGAAGAAGGTAAGAAGGTTCATCAACACATTAGGGCTTCTGGGTTTGTACCTGGGATCGTTATATGGAACCGTCTTTTGGGTATGTATGCGAAATGTGGTAGCTTGGTTGATGCACGGAAGGTGTTCGACGATATGCCTAAGAGAGATGTGTGTTCGTGGAATCTAATGGTTAATGGGTATGCGGAGGTGGGTTTGGTTGATGAAGCGAGGAAgttgtttgatgaaatgcctgagagaGATAGTTATTCATGGACGGGTATGGTTACAGGGTATGTTAAGAAGGATCAGCCTGAAGAGGCATTGGTGTTGTATAGTTTGATGCAAAAGGTACCGGATTCAAGACCTAATATTTTTACAGTTTCTAGTGCGgtagctgctgctgctgcgaTTCCATGTATACGTAGAGGGAAAGAGATTCATGGGCATATCGTTCGAGCTGGATTGGATTCAGATGAGGTGCTATGGAGTTCGTTGATGGATATGTATGGGAAATGTGGCTGTATTGATGAAGCAAGAAACATCTTTGATAAGATTGTTGACAAAGATGTTGTCTCGTGGTCATCAATGATAGATAGATATTTCAAGTCTCGTAGATGGCGAGAAgggttttctctgttttctgaGTTGGTAGGTTCATCTTGTGAACGACCTAATGAGTACACTTTTGCTGGAGTTTTGAACGCTTGTGCTGATCTCACGAAAGAAGAGCTAGGGAAGCAAGTTCATGGATACATGACAAGAATTGGGTTTGATCCCTACTCTTTTGCATCAAGCTCTCTTGTAGACATGTACACGAAATGTGGAAGCATCGAAAGTGCAAAACATGTTGTCGATGGATGTCCTAAACCTGATTTAGTTTCTTGGACTTCTTTGATTGGTGGTTATGCTCAGAATGGGCAGCCTGATGAAGCCTTGAAGTATTTCGATTTGCTCCTCAAATCTGGCACGAAACCTGATCATGTTACTTTTGTAAACGTCCTCTCTGCTTGTACTCATGCAGGGTTGGTCGAAAAAGGACTTGAATACTTTCACTCGATAACAGAGAAACACGGGTTATCGCATACTTCTGATCATTACACTTGTCTTGTTGATCTATTAGCTCGGTCTGGAAGATTCGAACAGTTAAAGAGCATCATTAGCGAAATGCCGATGAAACCTAGTAAGTTTCTATGGGCTTCCGTGCTCGGTGGGTGTACCACTTATGGAAACATTGAACTAGCAGAGGAAGCGGCTCAAGAACTGTTCAAAATAGAACCCGAAAATCCTGTTACTTATGTTACAATGGCTAATATCTATGCTGCAGCAGGAAAATGGGAGGAAGAAgggaagatgagaaagagaatGCTAGAAACTGGAGTCACCAAAAGGCCCGGTTCAAGCTGGACCGAGATAAAACGGAAGCGTCATGTATTCATAGCAGCAGATACTTCGCATCCAATGTATAACCAAATAATTGAGTTCTTGTGTgaattgaggaagaagatgaaagaagaaggGTATGTTCCTGCTACTAGTCTTGTATTGCACGATGTAGAAGATGAACAGAAAGAAGATAATCTTGTGCATCATAGCGAGAAACTTGCAGTTGCGTTTGCAATTTTATCGACACAAGAAGGAACAGCGATTAAGGTGTTTAAGAATTTGAGGTCTTGTGTGGATTGTCACAGTGCTATTAAGTTCATATCGAAGATCACAAAGAGGAAGATAACCGTAAGGGACTCGACTCGGTTTCATTGCTTTGAGAATGGACAATGTTCTTGTCGAGATTATTGGTAa
- the LOC104729481 gene encoding myb family transcription factor EFM-like isoform X1 has protein sequence MVQTETDQRMGLNLNLSIYSLPKPLSQFLDEVSRIDDNKSKLSEIDGYVGRLEEERKKIDVFKRELPLCMLLLNEAIGMLAEARKGSSVMASNGKFKDGEGAKLETDKKSWMSSAQLWISNPNSQFQSQTNKEDDRCVSQNPFQTCNYPNQGGAFLPFNPPPPPPPPAPLSLMTPTSDMMMDCSRIEQNHQFNRPSQLQSHHIQKKEQRRRWSQDLHRKFVDALHRLGGPQVATPKQIRDLMKVDGLTNDEVKSHLQKYRMHIRKHPLHPSKTLSSSDQPGVLERESQSLISLSRSDSPQSPLVARGLFSSNNGGHSSEEAEVDDDEEEEEEEKSDGRSCRNEAKKKRQVLDLEL, from the exons aTGGTTCAAACAGAAACAGATCAAAGGATGGGTCTTAATCTGAATTTGTCTATCTACTCTTTACCAAAACCCTTATCTCAATTTCTCGATGAAGTGTCGAGGATCGATGACAATAAATCGAAACTGTCTGAAATCGATGGTTATGTCGGGAGATTAgaggaagagaggaaaaaaatcGATGTTTTTAAACGAGAACTACCTTTGTGCATGCTCTTATTGAACGAAG CGATTGGGATGTTGGCAGAGGCTAGAAAAGGGTCATCAGTGATGGCATCAAATGGGAAATTCAAAGATGGTGAAGGGGCAAAACTGGAAACTGATAAAAAGAGCTGGATGAGCTCTGCCCAGTTATGGATCTCTAACCCTAATTCCCAATTCCAATCG caGACAAACAAAGAAGATGATCGGTGTGTGTCTCAGAACCCATTTCAGACTTGTAATTACCCTAATCAAGGAGGGGCATTTCTGCCATTtaaccctcctcctcctccaccaccaccggcTCCTCTGTCTCTCATGACTCCAACATCAGACATGATGATGGATTGTAGCAGAATTGAGCAGAATCATCAGTTCAACAGACCTTCACAGTTGCAGAGTCATCACATTCAGAAGAAAGAGCAGAGACGTAGGTGGTCACAGGATCTTCACCGTAAATTTGTTGATGCTCTTCATAGACTTGGAGGGCCACAAG TGGCTACACCAAAGCAGATTAGAGATTTGATGAAAGTTGATGGTTTAACCAATGATGAAGTGAAGAGCCATTTACAA AAATATAGAATGCATATCCGTAAGCACCCGTTGCATCCGTCAAAGACTTTGTCATCCTCGGATCAACCTGGTGTGTTAGAGAGAGAATCACAGAGCTTAATAAGTTTGTCGAGGTCGGATTCTCCACAAAGCCCACTTGTTGCGAGAGGGTTGTTTAGTAGTAATAATGGTGGTCATAGCTCAGAGGAAGCAGAGGTAGacgatgatgaggaggaggaagaggaggagaaatcTGATGGACGTAGCTGTAGAaatgaagcaaagaagaagagacaagtGTTGGATCTTGAGCtttga
- the LOC104729486 gene encoding cold-regulated 413 plasma membrane protein 4-like — protein sequence MGRVEYLAMKTSDETTANLINSDLNEFVAATKKLVKDVRLLGGLGFGTSFLQWAASISAIYLLILDRTNWRTKMLTSLLVPYIFFTLPTVIFHFFSGDFGKWIALIAITIRLFFPKEFPEWLEIPAALILLLVVAPRLIAETLRENWVGAVICLAIACYLFHEHVKASGGFKKCFTEKHGISNTLGIVALLVYPIWTIFFHIF from the exons atGGGAAGGGTTGAGTATTTGGCCATGAAGACTTCGGACGAGACGACGGCGAACCTGATCAATTCCGATCTGAATGAGTTCGTCGCCGCCACAAAGAAGCTCGTGAAAGACGTAAGGCTGCTCGGCGGGTTAGGCTTCGGCACGTCTTTCCTCCAATGGGCTGCTTCAATCTCCGCCAT CTATCTATTGATATTGGATCGGACCAACTGGAGAACCAAAATGTTGACTAGCCTTTTAGTGCCATACATCTTTTTCACACTTCCTACGGTTATCTTCCACTTCTTTAG CGGAGATTTTGGGAAATGGATTGCTCTCATCGCGATCACAATAAGGCTTTTCTTCCCTAAAGAGTTTCCAG AGTGGCTAGAGATTCCGGCAGCattgattcttcttctggtggttGCGCCGAGACTCATAGCTGAGACACTAAGAGAAAATTGGGTTGGAGCAGTAATATGTCTTGCAATAGCATGTTACCTTTTCCATGAACACGTTAAAGCTTCTGGTGGATTCAAAAAATGTTTTACGGAGAAGCATGGCATTTCCAATACCCTTGGGATCGTTGCCCTCCTCGTTTACCCGATCTGGACCATATTTTTTCACATCTTCTAA
- the LOC104729487 gene encoding CASP-like protein 5C1 yields MEMVRTASFGTSSSFVLRIGQTLFSSASLLFMCFNDDEDLYAYTAFCYLVTVMGLVTPWSVTLALMDAYSIIIQSLPMQATVISVIVAGDFVLSFLSLGGACSTASVAVLLIGAGEKQCDRYKLSATMAFLSSFLSFTSTFFNFRLLPSLMSH; encoded by the exons ATGGAGATGGTTAGAACGGCGTCGTTTGGAACCAGCTCAAGCTTCGTTCTTCGTATTGGAcaaactctcttttcttctgcttcGCTTCTTTTTATGTGTTTTAACGATGACGAAGATTTATACGCTTACACTGCCTTCTG TTATTTAGTTACAGTTATGGGTTTAGTGACACCATGGAGCGTGACGTTAGCCCTAATGGACGCTTACTCCATCATCATCCAAAGCCTTCCTATGCAAGCAACAGTTATATCAGTCATCGTCGCTGGAGATTTT GTTCTGTCGTTTTTGTCGCTGGGAGGTGCATGCTCGACGGCGAGCGTGGCCGTACTTTTGATTGGAGCCGGAGAGAAGCAGTGTGATCGGTATAAGTTATCGGCGACAATGGCGTTTTTGTCttcgtttctttctttcacttCCACTTTCTTTAactttcgtcttcttccttctttaatgTCTCACTAA
- the LOC104729484 gene encoding thioredoxin-like protein HCF164, chloroplastic yields MARLVFSLNLPSSHGFNLSPRNHQSLFLTQLRPPRFRAVRCLPNPDSSETQEKLTVDNGENSAASKEVESSSSSSSSSSSSGFPETPNKDINRRVAAITVIAALSLFVSTRLDFGISLKDLTASALPYEEALSNGKPTVVEFYADWCEVCRELAPDVYKIEQQYKDKVNFVMLNVDNTKWEQELDEFGVEGIPHFAFLDRKGNEEGNVVGRLPRQYLVENVNALAAGKQSIPHARAVGQYSSAEARKVHQVTDPLSHG; encoded by the exons ATGGCTCGCTTAGTCTTTTCATTAAACCTTCCATCGAGTCATGGATTCAATCTTAGTCCTCGAAATCATCAATCTTTATTCCTTACCCAATTACGACCTCCACGATTTCGTGCCGTTCGTTGCCTACCAAACCCAGATTCTTCCGAAACCCAG GAGAAATTGACAGTGGATAATGGTGAAAACTCTGCTGCGTCGAAGGAAGtagaatcatcttcttcttcttcttcttcttcttcttcttcggggTTCCCTGAAACACCCAATAAGGATATCAACAGAAGAGTCGCGGCTATTACTGTAATCGCGGCTTTGTCTTTATTTGTATCGACAAGGCTCGATTTCGGGATTTCTTTAAAGGATTTAACCGCTTCAGCGTTGCCTTACGAggag GCTTTGTCGAATGGAAAGCCGACAGTGGTAGAGTTCTATGCAGATTGGTGTGAGGTTTGTCGAGAACTAGCCCCTGATGTTTACAAAATCGAGCAGCAATACAA GGACAAAGTTAACTTTGTGATGCTTAATGTGGACAATACGAAATGGGAGCAAGAGTTGGATGAGTTTGGTGTTGAGGGTATTCCTCATTTTGCCTTTCTAGATAGAAAAGGGAACGAGGAAGGTAATGTGGTCGGGAGGCTCCCGAGACAGTATTTAGTTGAGAATGTGAATGCGCTTGCAGCTGGCAAGCAATCGATTCCTCATGCCAGAGCCGTGGGACAGTACTCAAGCGCTGAGGCTCGTAAGGTGCATCAGGTTACTGATCCCTTAAGCCATGGATAG
- the LOC104729488 gene encoding oxygen-evolving enhancer protein 1, chloroplastic-like codes for MAAFLQAAVTPMQSTRVVTPTSAAAKLRTSSQSVSKCFGFEPAVASRVSCSLHNDLKNLIQSCVDATKIAGFALATSALIVSGASAEGVPKRLTYEEIQSKTYMEVKGTGTANQCPTIEGGVDSFAIKPGKYYAKKFCLEPTSFTVKAEGVSKNSTPDFQNTKLMTRLTYTLDEIEGPFEVASDGKVKFIEKDGIDYAAVTVQLPGGERVPFLFTIKQLVASGRPESFGGDFLVPSYRGSSFLDPKGRGGSTGYDNAVALPARGDDEELAKENNKDTTASLGKITFSVTKSNPERGEVIGVFESIQPSDTDLGAKNPKDVKIQGIWYAQLEE; via the exons ATGGCCGCTTTCTTACAAGCCGCCGTTACCCCCATGCAATCCACTAGGGTTGTTACGCCCACCAGCGCCGCCGCAAAGCTCCGGACTTCTTCTCAGAGTGTCTCTAAATGCTTTGGCTTCGAGCCGGCGGTGGCGAGCCGTGTCTCTTGCTCCCTCCACAATGATCTCAAGAACTTAATTCAGAGTTGTGTTGACGCTACTAAGATCGCCGGTTTTGCACTCGCCACCTCTGCTCTCATCGTCTCG GGGGCAAGCGCAGAAGGAGTGCCAAAGAGGCTAACTTATGAAGAGATACAGAGCAAGACTTATATGGAAGTTAAAGGAACAGGGACTGCAAATCAATGTCCAACCATTGAAGGTGGTGTAGACTCATTCGCCATAAAGCCAGGCAAATACTACGCCAAGAAGTTTTGCTTAGAGCCAACTTCATTCACCGTCAAAGCAGAAGGAGTTAGCAAGAACTCCACCCCTGATTTCCAAAACACAAAGCTCATGACTCGTCTTACCTACACACTCGATGAAATCGAAGGCCCTTTCGAA GTAGCTTCTGATGGAAAGGTGAAGTTTATAGAGAAAGACGGTATTGATTACGCTGCAGTGACTGTACAACTTCCCGGTGGGGAGCGTGTACCGTTCTTGTTCACGATCAAGCAGCTCGTGGCATCAGGTAGACCAGAGAGCTTTGGAGGAGATTTCTTGGTGCCATCTTATAGAGGCTCGTCTTTCTTGGATCCTAAAGGCCGTGGTGGCTCTACGGGATACGACAATGCGGTTGCATTACCTGCTAGAGGAGACGACGAAGAGCTAGCTAAAGAGAACAACAAAGACACCACTGCTTCACTTGGTAAGATCACATTTAGTGTTACAAAGAGTAATCCGGAGAGAGGTGAAGTGATCGGTGTTTTCGAGAGTATTCAGCCTTCGGATACTGATTTGGGTGCTAAGAATCCTAAGGATGTCAAGATTCAAGGAATCTGGTATGCTCAACTTGAAGAATAA